A single Amphiura filiformis chromosome 8, Afil_fr2py, whole genome shotgun sequence DNA region contains:
- the LOC140159018 gene encoding uncharacterized protein isoform X3, translated as MAELPETAVPDATGVEADGQKPDLKLPEMLEPDKTSTEEATDMEEDQKPSLKTGLTENLQDMGIESAEDTNDGVEEPMEIDNTNEEKTEANNHPQDDETPSPPQDDETPKPDEKEQEKEKESEEALSDKPAGETSQDENQLPQDEEVLKPEEVEEDEKEEEPAGETIQDDNQMPELAVAEDQEEEQVDENSEAKSESTSKEPSDQGSKPEHKDNVTDDDKLSETNISEGEDDAPVEDLTTEKTEAMQDSTTNDKDKDVERAAIRRSRSKEEELEPDEKGKTDEQQTERSAKKPKTDADAVPKRTLRSSVRPDLSKMHTLQDFGYEFNQHGELRQIKTGSSFVFEVIPNDRSFNQKHYEALGEIITKHIFQLMETECGLQKAYVPVDATEKQPRTFIFVSDHVLPVINGEEPPTDKKLLVLIHGNGVVRAGQWARRLIINNDLNMGTMIPYIKEAIKNNYEVMLLNTNYNSDKGRPIPGSSNPESHGRYVWKHFISEWPGKVAIVAHSAGGYVTVEMAKQCQGFIDKVFAVGFTDSVHSLGYYVSSNVRDWFIKHSQNWVSSSKPLDTPLSSFGGDCARVSAGTSKHEETSYYSMESIFAYFKEMEERAQEEERSYQEPDVVEEVERNVDAPEDQDMSRGESEAADAKTEPKKPWWHCEWLFRYITMKNFMWLSGGIFGGLLAMFFWWYISRHSETETSEVFNTTVPINKTNVTDFGSEID; from the exons ATGGCAGAATTACCCGAGACAGCAGTGCCAGACGCAACTGGAGTCGAGGCTGATGGTCAGAAACCAGATCTGAAATTACCAGAGATGTTAGAGCCAGACAAGACCAGTACGGAGGAGGCTACAGACATGGAGGAGGATCAGAAACCATCTCTGAAAACGGGACTGACAGAAAATTTACAAGACATGGGGATTGAATCTGCTGAAG ATACAAATGATGGAGTGGAGGAACCAATGGAGATCGATAATACCAATGAAGAAAAAACAGAGGCAAATAATCATCCTCAAGATGATGAGACACCCAGTCCACCACAAGATGATGAGACACCCAAACCAGACGAGAAGGAgcaggaaaaagagaaagaatcGGAGGAAGCTCTGTCAGATAAGCCTGCAGGAGAGACTAGTCAAGATGAGAATCAACTGCCACAAGATGAAGAGGTACTCAAACCAGAAGAGGTGGAGGAAGATGAGAAGGAAGAAGAGCCTGCAGGAGAGACAATCCAAGATGACAATCAAATGCCAGAACTTGCAG ttgCAGAAGACCAGGAGGAAGAGCAGGTGGATGAGAATTCAGAGGCAAAGAGCGAATCCACAAGTAAAGAGCCATCAGATCAGGGCTCCAAACCAGAGCATAAAGACAATGTCACTGATGATGACAAATTATCTGAAACAAATATCTCAGAAGGAGAAGATGATGCACCTGTTGAAGATTTAACAACAGAAAAGACCGAGGCGATGCAAGATAGTACTACCAATGACAAGGACAAAGATGTGGAAAGAGCAGCAATAAGAAGGTCGAGAAGTAAAGAAGAGGAATTGGAACCAGACGAGAAAGGGAAAACAGACGAGCAACAAACAGAGAGGAGTGCCAAGAAGCCAAAGACAGATGCAGATGCTGTACCAAAGAGGACTTTAAGGTCATCTGTCAGGCCGGATCTATCTAAGATGCACACTCTGCAAGATTTTGGTTATGAATTCAATCAAC ATGGTGAACTAAGACAAATCAAAACTGGCTCATCGTTTGTCTTTGAAGTGATTCCTAATGATCGTAGCTTCAATCAGAAACATTATGAAGCACTTGGAGAAATCATCACAAAACACATCTTTCAGCTAATGGAAACGGAATGTGGTCTACAGAAAGCATATGTACCT GTGGATGCAACAGAGAAACAACCAAGAACCTTCATATTTGTAAGTGACCATGTTCTTCCAGTTATCAATGGTGAGGAGCCGCCTACAGACAAGAAGTTGCTGGTATTAATTCATGGCAACGGAGTAGTGAGAGCAGGCCAGTGGGCTAGGAGGCTTATCATCAATAATGATCTAAATATGGGTACCATGATTCCCTACATCAAAGAAGCAATAAAG AATAATTATGAGGTGATGCTTCTCAACACAAATTACAACTCGGATAAAGGAAGGCCGATACCT GGTAGCTCCAATCCTGAATCACATGGTAGATACGTATGGAAACACTTCATCTCAGAATGGCCTGGCAAGGTTGCCATTGTAGCACACAGTGCTGGTGGTTATGTGACTGTAGAAATG GCTAAACAATGTCAAGGCTTTATTGATAAAGTCTTTGCAGTAGGCTTCACAGATTCTGTACATAGTTTGGGTTACTACGTATCTAGCAATGTCAGAGACTGGTTTATCAAG CATTCACAGAATTGGGTGTCATCCAGCAAACCATTAGACACTCCTCTCAGCTCCTTTGGTGGTGATTGTGCTAGAGTCTCTGCTG GAACATCCAAGCATGAAGAGACATCATACTACAGCATGGAGTCCATCTTTGCCTACTTCAAAGAAATGGAAGAAAGAGCGCAAGAAGAAGAACGGTCGTACCAAGAACCTGATGTTGTAGAAGAGGTTGAAAGAAATGTGGATGCCCCTGAAGATCAAGATATGTCAAGAGGGGAATCAGAAGCTGCTGATGCTAAGACTGAACCCAAG